Proteins encoded in a region of the Leopardus geoffroyi isolate Oge1 chromosome E2, O.geoffroyi_Oge1_pat1.0, whole genome shotgun sequence genome:
- the LOC123578617 gene encoding T-cell-interacting, activating receptor on myeloid cells protein 1-like, producing the protein MIPRLLPLLCLRLCAGQGSRGTDEPLPKPTLRAWPSWVVPPRSSVRLQCQTPTKDVDFVLKKGNVVLDFSRSPASKEGLAEFHLTDLRTSHAGDYTCECYRPGAPDIRSPPSEVILLLVTGGLPKPSLQAHQRGVVTAGDDVTLQCQRPDNTFGPMRFALMKAGAAEPIRLRTPAGKEADFSLQIVTVGDAGNYSCVYFQTRTPFWASQPSDRLEIRVRVPPGAISRDYTTGNLIRLGLAALVVVIVGALLLEAWCSQKESPPGSM; encoded by the exons GGCTGTGCGCTGGCCAAGGAAGCAGGGGGACTGACG AGCCCCTTCCCAAGCCCACCCTCAGGGCCTGGCCCAGCTGGGTGGTGCCGCCCAGAAGCAGTGTAAGGCTGCAGTGCCAGACCCCGACCAAGGATGTCGACTTTGTTCTCAAAAAGGGTAATGTTGTTTTGGACTTTTCACGATCACCGGCTTCCAAGGAGGGCCTGGCTGAATTTCACCTCACTGACCTAAGAACCAGCCACGCTGGAGACTACACCTGTGAGTGCTACAGACCAGGGGCCCCGGACATCAGATCACCCCCCAGTGAGGTCATCCTGCTGCTGGTGACAG GAGGTCTCCCTAAACCTTCCCTGCAAGCCCACCAAAGGGGTGTGGTGACCGCAGGAGACGACGTGACCCTGCAGTGCCAGAGGCCAGACAATACTTTCGGGCCCATGAGGTTCGCCCTGATGAAGGCGGGAGCGGCAGAGCCCATCCGGCTCCGGACCCCAGCCGGCAAGGAGGCGGACTTCTCCCTGCAGATTGTGACAGTCGGTGACGCCGGGAACTACAGCTGTGTCTACTTCCAGACCAGGACTCCTTTCTGGGCCTCACAGCCTAGCGATCGTCTTGAGATCCGGGTGAGAG tcCCCCCAGGTGCCATATCGAGGGACTACACCACGGGCAACCTCATCCGCCTGGGTCTGGCTGCCCTAGTTGTGGTTATTGTGGGCGCTCTCCTGCTGGAAGCCTGGTGCAGCCAGAAGGAGTCTCCACCTGGATCCATGTAG